GATCCGCGCCCTGATCCGCGACGGCGTGATCGGCGAGGTCACGGGGGTCGGCGGCGCCGGCGCCTGGGCCCGTGCCGAGTCCTACTTCCGGCGTGCCCCCTGGGCGGGCAGGCGGCGGCTGAACGGCGTCGACGTCATCGACGGGGCGCTCACCAACCCCCTCGCGCACGCCGTCGCCACCGCCCTCGCGCTGGCCGGGGCGACCCGCGCCGAGGACGTCGACGGCATCGAGACCGAGCTGGCGCACGCGAACGCCATCGAGTCCGACGACACCTCCTGCGTCCGCGTCACCACGGCCGACGGTCTGCAGATCGTCGTCGCGGCCACGCTGTGCGCCGAGGACCCCGACGACCCGTACGTCGTCGTGCACGGCAGCCGCGGCCGGATCACGTACTGGTACAAGCAGGACCGCGTCCTGCTCCAGCGAGCCGGCCACGGCCCCGAGGAGTTCGAGTACGGCAGCACCGACCTGCTGGAGAACCTGGTCGAGCATCTCGCCGACGGGACGGAACTGCTGGTCCCGCCCGCCGTCACCGAGTCGTTCATGCGGGTCGTCGAGGCGATCCGGGTCGCACCCGACCCGGTGCAGCTGCCCGACGACGCCTGGCGTCTGCTGCCCGACGAGGAACGACGCGTCGTCCCCGGCGTCGACGGCCTCGTCGCGGCCGCCGCCGACACCCTCGCCCTCTACTCCGAACTGGGCGCCCCCTGGGCGTTCACGACCGCGCATCCCAAGGAGGTGAGCCCCTGATGACCGCACAGGCACCCGACTCACCGGTCGTCCTGCGTGCCGCCGGCCGCCCGGTCGGCCGTTATGTCACGCGGCCCGAGCTGCCCGCCCGGCTCTCCCCGCGCCCCTATCTGCACCCCGTCACCACCCTGGCCGGCGTCACGGTCACCGAGCTCGGTCCCGCCGACCACCTTCACCACCTCGGCGTCGGTGTAGCCGTACCCGACGTCGAGGGGCACAACTTCTGGGGCGGTCGCACCTACGTCCGCGACCGGGGCCCGACCGAGCTGGACGACCACGGCGCGCAGCGGCACGCGTCCTTCCAGCTGCGCGACCCCGACGGCTTCGTGGAGGAGCTGC
The window above is part of the Streptomyces sp. NBC_00425 genome. Proteins encoded here:
- a CDS encoding Gfo/Idh/MocA family protein; the protein is MSTAVPIVLAGARGHGRWHLDNIRRLQDKGIVRLAGVCELTPLTPAEIPEGLGAPEQSADFGALLDSTGARIAVVCTPIPTHADLALTAARKGVHLLLEKPPAPSYAEFRRMADGIAEAGVACQVGFQSLGSHAVPAIRALIRDGVIGEVTGVGGAGAWARAESYFRRAPWAGRRRLNGVDVIDGALTNPLAHAVATALALAGATRAEDVDGIETELAHANAIESDDTSCVRVTTADGLQIVVAATLCAEDPDDPYVVVHGSRGRITYWYKQDRVLLQRAGHGPEEFEYGSTDLLENLVEHLADGTELLVPPAVTESFMRVVEAIRVAPDPVQLPDDAWRLLPDEERRVVPGVDGLVAAAADTLALYSELGAPWAFTTAHPKEVSP